In Symmachiella dynata, the following are encoded in one genomic region:
- a CDS encoding sensor histidine kinase, translating to MAAESMNAAEQQRLLDQYEEIAALAGGLAHEIKNPLSTILLSLELLQEDIVESEVANGHRMLRKVETVQRECQHLQSILEEFLNFARMGEIDLAPADLNEVISEFVEFYKAEAAEQNVEISPHFQSNIPHVRLDRALFRQVLMNFALNAQQAMPEGGLLELQTYTRDGEVLLDLIDNGVGMSPATVEKMFQVFYSTKSGGSGLGLPTARKIVQAHGGRIAVDSEPGRGTRFTIALPAAD from the coding sequence GGTTGCTTGATCAATACGAGGAGATCGCTGCGCTGGCCGGTGGTTTGGCGCACGAAATCAAAAATCCGCTCTCGACCATCTTGCTGAGCCTCGAGTTGTTGCAAGAAGATATCGTGGAAAGCGAAGTCGCCAACGGCCACCGTATGTTGCGGAAGGTGGAGACCGTACAGCGCGAGTGTCAGCACCTGCAGTCCATCCTAGAAGAATTCCTCAATTTTGCCCGCATGGGTGAAATCGACTTGGCCCCGGCTGATTTGAATGAAGTGATCAGCGAATTCGTCGAATTCTACAAAGCCGAAGCTGCAGAGCAAAATGTAGAAATCAGCCCGCACTTTCAAAGCAATATTCCCCACGTGCGTCTCGATCGCGCGCTGTTTCGTCAAGTTCTGATGAATTTTGCCTTAAACGCGCAACAAGCCATGCCCGAAGGCGGACTGCTGGAATTGCAAACCTATACACGCGATGGCGAAGTTCTGCTGGATTTGATTGACAACGGCGTTGGCATGAGTCCCGCCACGGTGGAAAAAATGTTTCAAGTGTTTTACTCCACCAAATCCGGCGGCAGCGGACTCGGACTCCCCACCGCCCGCAAGATTGTTCAAGCACATGGCGGCCGCATTGCCGTCGATAGCGAACCGGGGCGCGGAACACGTTTTACAATCGCTTTGCCCGCCGCGGATTGA